The proteins below come from a single Limnobaculum xujianqingii genomic window:
- the yqaB gene encoding fructose-1-phosphate/6-phosphogluconate phosphatase: MYDRYQGLIFDMDGTLLDTEEGHRKAWNEVLAKYGMELDLEKVIALNGSPSWKIAEFVINSYQVDMDPYKLAQEKFDIVEEMVLDMVKPLPIVEVVKSYRGKRPMAVGTGSMHGFAERLLQHVGLKDYFTAIVGADDVQHHKPAPDTFLLCAQLMKVTPDSCIVFEDAPFGLQAAKAAGMDAVDVRYL; encoded by the coding sequence ATGTATGACCGCTATCAGGGGTTGATCTTTGACATGGATGGCACCTTGCTGGATACCGAAGAAGGGCATCGAAAAGCCTGGAATGAAGTGCTGGCAAAATATGGTATGGAACTGGATTTAGAAAAAGTTATCGCTCTGAATGGTTCACCTTCCTGGAAGATTGCCGAGTTTGTTATCAACAGCTATCAGGTTGATATGGACCCTTATAAATTAGCGCAGGAAAAATTCGATATTGTCGAAGAGATGGTATTGGATATGGTTAAACCATTGCCAATTGTTGAAGTGGTTAAATCTTATCGTGGAAAACGCCCAATGGCAGTGGGTACAGGTAGTATGCATGGCTTTGCAGAAAGGCTGTTGCAACACGTTGGGCTAAAAGATTATTTTACGGCGATTGTTGGTGCCGATGATGTACAACATCATAAACCGGCACCGGATACTTTCTTACTCTGTGCGCAGTTAATGAAAGTAACTCCTGATTCTTGCATCGTGTTTGAAGATGCACCATTTGGCCTTCAGGCAGCTAAAGCTGCTGGTATGGACGCCGTGGATGTTCGTTATTTGTGA
- the pagP gene encoding lipid IV(A) palmitoyltransferase PagP, giving the protein MMKAVIITSALLFSLSFNAVAEESADDGIWETIKSNVKQTWNSPTRDLYVPLNTWHNRAMYDKDKTDSYNERPWGVGYGVSRFDNEGNWHSIYAMEFQDSHNQFQPIAGYGYQKNWYFGKDRDWRLGLGFTAAITARHDYSYIPIPLPLPLFSIEYKQFAIQNTYIPGTYNNGNVLFTWARWQF; this is encoded by the coding sequence ATTATGAAAGCCGTTATCATTACATCAGCTCTGTTATTCAGTTTGTCTTTCAATGCCGTCGCAGAAGAATCGGCAGATGACGGTATTTGGGAAACCATTAAGAGCAATGTTAAACAAACCTGGAATTCCCCTACCCGTGACCTCTATGTGCCTCTGAATACCTGGCATAACCGAGCCATGTATGACAAAGATAAAACCGACTCTTATAACGAGAGACCTTGGGGGGTTGGCTATGGCGTATCGCGATTCGACAATGAAGGAAACTGGCATTCTATTTACGCAATGGAATTTCAGGATTCACATAATCAATTTCAACCAATTGCTGGTTATGGCTATCAGAAAAACTGGTATTTTGGTAAAGACCGAGACTGGCGCTTAGGATTGGGTTTCACTGCAGCAATTACTGCACGCCACGACTATTCCTATATTCCAATCCCATTACCACTGCCGCTATTCTCAATAGAATATAAACAGTTTGCTATTCAAAACACCTATATTCCTGGTACCTATAACAACGGTAACGTCTTATTTACCTGGGCTCGCTGGCAGTTCTAG
- the chaA gene encoding sodium-potassium/proton antiporter ChaA, which translates to MDQAQHHPSGKTRHKEYSLILTMITIPVLLFMQHNTNLLITVLINLLALVTILGAAFSVVRHADVLAHRLGEPYGSLILSLAVVILEVSLISALMVTGDTGPTLMRDTLYSVIMIVMSGLVGISLLLGGRKFATQHVNLAGIKQYLTALLPLAIIVLVLPATFGSGTFSSGQLLIIALLSAAMYIVFLTIQTKTHQNLFIYEHEDEGDGPDDHHGKPSAHGNAWHACWLVVHLVAVIAVTKINAGSLEYLLTELHAPPQFTGFLIALLILSPEGLGALKAVMNNQVQRAMNLFFGSVLATISLTVPAVVIIAMITGQHLVFGLSTSNAVLLITVLLLCQSSFATGRTNVLNGAAHLAIFVAYLLVLMMG; encoded by the coding sequence ATGGATCAAGCACAACATCATCCTTCGGGCAAAACTCGTCATAAAGAGTATTCACTCATTCTGACTATGATTACCATTCCTGTACTGCTCTTTATGCAGCACAATACTAACCTTCTGATTACTGTCTTAATTAACCTTCTTGCACTGGTTACGATTCTGGGTGCAGCTTTTAGTGTGGTTCGTCATGCTGACGTACTGGCTCACAGATTAGGAGAACCCTATGGTTCACTGATCCTGAGTCTGGCTGTGGTAATACTGGAAGTCAGCCTGATTTCTGCGCTGATGGTTACCGGTGATACTGGGCCAACGCTAATGAGGGATACGCTATATTCTGTCATTATGATAGTCATGAGTGGGCTGGTAGGGATATCTTTGTTATTGGGTGGCCGTAAGTTTGCAACTCAACACGTTAATTTGGCCGGTATCAAACAATATTTGACCGCGTTATTGCCATTAGCAATTATCGTTCTGGTCTTACCCGCGACCTTTGGCAGTGGAACCTTTAGCTCTGGCCAACTTTTAATTATCGCCCTGCTGTCTGCCGCAATGTATATCGTGTTTCTGACTATACAAACTAAAACTCACCAAAATCTGTTTATATATGAACACGAAGATGAAGGTGATGGCCCGGACGATCATCATGGAAAGCCCTCTGCTCATGGTAATGCCTGGCATGCATGCTGGTTAGTCGTTCATCTGGTTGCTGTTATCGCCGTTACAAAAATCAATGCCGGATCGCTGGAGTATTTATTAACCGAGTTACATGCACCACCACAATTTACCGGCTTTCTGATCGCATTATTAATTCTTTCACCGGAAGGTCTGGGGGCTTTGAAAGCGGTAATGAATAATCAGGTACAGCGAGCTATGAATCTGTTCTTTGGCTCTGTATTGGCAACGATTTCCCTTACGGTACCAGCCGTCGTAATTATTGCGATGATCACTGGTCAACATTTGGTCTTTGGCCTGTCGACCTCCAATGCTGTATTACTTATTACCGTATTGCTGCTTTGTCAGAGTTCATTTGCAACCGGCAGAACCAATGTGCTAAACGGAGCGGCTCATCTGGCCATATTTGTTGCTTATCTGTTAGTCCTGATGATGGGATAA
- a CDS encoding NADP-dependent oxidoreductase, with product MSQSPNINRRIVLASRPYGAPTPNDFRLEQQPIAVPGVGEVLLRNVYLSLDPYVRRRMSDAPSYSPPMEINDVIVGGTVSKVVQSNHPEFQVGDWVVGQAGWQDYTVSDGQGIIKLDSVIPHPSYALGILGMPGFTAYMGLLDIGQPKAGETLVVAAATGPVGGTVGQIAKLKGCRVVGIAGGAEKCRYAVETLGFDVCLDHYQPDLAQQLANTCPQGIDIYYENVGGKVFDAVLPLLNPRARIPVCGIISQYNATALPDGPDRLSLLESIILKKRIRMQGFIIFNDYAHHFGEFIQQMGQWVSEGKIKYREHLVQGLENAPEAFIGLLKGENFGKLVIQLGNEN from the coding sequence ATGAGTCAAAGTCCAAATATCAACCGTCGTATTGTTCTTGCCTCTCGCCCTTATGGTGCCCCTACTCCGAATGATTTTCGTCTGGAACAGCAACCTATTGCTGTTCCAGGTGTGGGTGAAGTACTACTGCGCAATGTTTATCTTTCCCTCGACCCTTATGTGCGCAGGCGTATGAGTGATGCTCCATCCTATTCTCCTCCAATGGAGATAAATGATGTTATTGTTGGTGGTACCGTTAGTAAAGTAGTGCAATCCAACCATCCTGAATTTCAGGTTGGTGACTGGGTAGTAGGCCAGGCCGGTTGGCAAGATTATACGGTGAGTGATGGTCAAGGCATTATCAAACTGGATAGTGTTATTCCTCACCCTTCTTATGCATTAGGTATTCTTGGAATGCCAGGATTTACCGCCTACATGGGGCTTCTGGACATTGGTCAACCCAAAGCTGGAGAAACGTTGGTAGTAGCCGCCGCAACAGGCCCGGTGGGTGGTACCGTAGGTCAGATAGCTAAACTGAAAGGATGTCGGGTAGTCGGTATTGCTGGCGGCGCTGAAAAATGCCGTTATGCAGTAGAAACATTGGGATTTGATGTATGTCTCGACCATTATCAGCCGGATTTAGCCCAACAGTTAGCCAACACTTGCCCTCAGGGAATTGATATCTACTATGAAAATGTAGGAGGCAAAGTGTTTGATGCAGTTCTTCCATTACTAAACCCGCGCGCCCGTATTCCTGTTTGCGGCATCATTTCACAATACAACGCCACTGCCCTGCCAGATGGCCCTGACCGACTCAGCCTGCTGGAAAGTATTATTTTGAAAAAAAGAATTCGTATGCAGGGATTCATTATTTTTAATGACTATGCCCACCATTTTGGCGAATTTATCCAGCAAATGGGGCAATGGGTATCTGAAGGCAAAATCAAATATCGGGAACATCTGGTTCAGGGGTTGGAAAACGCACCTGAAGCCTTTATCGGCCTGTTAAAAGGCGAGAATTTCGGAAAATTAGTTATTCAGCTAGGCAATGAGAACTAA
- the mgrA gene encoding L-glyceraldehyde 3-phosphate reductase yields the protein MSHFVNPQRYDSMQYARCGRSGIQLPKISLGLWHNFGDVTLYENSREMIRTAFDAGITHFDLANNYGPPPGSAEINFGRILKQDFQHYRDEMIISSKAGYTMWPGPYGDFGSKKYLVSSLDQSLKRMGLDYVDIFYHHRPDPDTPLEETMSALDLIVRQGKALYVGLSNYPADKAKEAIRILNTLGTPCLIHQPKYSMFERWIENGLQDVLQEEGVGSIAFSPLAGGLLTDRYLSGIPEGSRIASDSPFLTSDQLTEARVTQIRQLNEIAQRRGQKLVQMALAWVLREGRVTSALIGASKVSQIEDAVAALNNLTFSQQELNEIETILAK from the coding sequence ATGTCCCACTTTGTCAATCCACAACGGTATGACTCGATGCAATATGCTCGTTGTGGCCGCAGCGGAATACAGCTGCCTAAAATATCGCTTGGCCTTTGGCATAATTTTGGTGATGTTACCCTGTATGAAAACAGTCGTGAAATGATCCGCACGGCTTTTGATGCGGGTATTACCCATTTCGATTTAGCAAATAACTATGGCCCTCCTCCCGGTTCCGCAGAGATCAATTTCGGGCGTATTCTGAAGCAAGATTTCCAGCACTACCGCGATGAAATGATTATCTCCTCTAAAGCCGGATATACCATGTGGCCTGGTCCTTATGGTGATTTTGGCTCTAAAAAGTATCTGGTCTCCAGCCTTGATCAAAGCCTGAAGCGTATGGGGCTCGACTATGTTGATATTTTTTATCACCACCGTCCTGACCCTGATACGCCGCTGGAAGAAACCATGTCAGCACTCGACTTAATTGTTCGTCAGGGTAAGGCGCTGTACGTTGGACTTTCCAACTATCCGGCGGATAAAGCCAAAGAGGCTATTCGTATTCTGAATACACTGGGAACACCTTGTCTTATCCATCAACCCAAGTACTCAATGTTTGAACGCTGGATTGAAAATGGATTACAGGATGTTTTACAAGAAGAAGGTGTTGGTTCAATTGCCTTCTCACCACTGGCAGGAGGCCTGTTAACCGATCGCTATCTGTCGGGTATTCCGGAAGGTTCTCGTATCGCCAGTGACAGTCCTTTCCTCACCAGCGATCAGTTAACAGAAGCTCGGGTAACTCAAATTCGTCAGTTGAATGAAATCGCTCAGCGTCGTGGACAAAAACTGGTTCAAATGGCTCTGGCATGGGTGTTACGGGAAGGAAGAGTAACTTCTGCGTTAATTGGTGCCAGTAAAGTCAGCCAAATCGAAGATGCAGTGGCTGCATTGAATAACCTGACGTTTAGCCAACAGGAACTCAATGAGATAGAAACTATTCTGGCCAAATAA
- a CDS encoding Nramp family divalent metal transporter: protein MSDSGAIVQSGKVSRKIRLALMGPAFIAAIGYIDPGNFATNIQAGSAFGYQLLWVVVWANIMAMVVQLFSAKLGIATNKNLAEHIRDRFPRPIVWFYWVQAELVAIATDLAEFIGAAIGFKLLLGVSLLNGAVITGICTFLILMLQSKGDKPLERIIGAFLLFVAGAYIIELVFSAPDVTELTTGMLIPGLPNNEAVFLAAGVLGATIMPHVIYLHSALTQNSKGTREERYSATKWDVAVAMTIAGFVNLSMMAMAAAVFHFHGQTGITELDQAYVTLEPLLGKFAAVTFGLSLVAAGLSSTVVGTMAGQVVMQGFIHFRIPLWLRRAVTMLPSFVVIMSGMDATRILIVSQVFLSFGIALALIPLLSFTGNRELMGDLVNSTLMQNIGRAIVGLVVSLNIYLLISFFL from the coding sequence ATGTCAGATTCAGGTGCCATAGTTCAATCAGGTAAAGTATCGAGAAAGATCAGGCTTGCTCTGATGGGACCTGCTTTTATTGCAGCCATTGGCTATATCGATCCCGGTAACTTTGCGACCAACATTCAGGCTGGTTCAGCTTTTGGCTACCAGCTGCTTTGGGTTGTTGTCTGGGCCAATATCATGGCAATGGTAGTACAGCTTTTTTCTGCCAAGCTGGGAATTGCGACTAATAAAAATCTGGCAGAACATATTCGCGATCGATTTCCACGTCCAATTGTCTGGTTTTATTGGGTTCAGGCTGAGTTGGTTGCAATAGCAACAGATTTGGCTGAATTCATTGGTGCGGCAATTGGGTTTAAGTTATTGCTGGGCGTAAGTTTGCTTAATGGTGCAGTGATAACTGGTATTTGTACCTTTCTAATCTTAATGTTACAGAGTAAAGGGGACAAACCTTTAGAACGGATAATTGGCGCTTTTCTGTTGTTTGTTGCCGGAGCCTATATCATTGAGCTGGTGTTTTCGGCACCTGATGTTACCGAACTCACCACCGGTATGCTAATACCCGGATTACCAAATAATGAGGCTGTATTTCTGGCTGCGGGCGTATTAGGTGCGACTATCATGCCGCATGTCATTTATCTGCATTCTGCATTGACGCAAAATTCTAAAGGCACTCGGGAAGAGCGCTATTCCGCCACAAAATGGGATGTTGCCGTGGCGATGACTATTGCTGGTTTCGTTAACTTATCGATGATGGCAATGGCAGCAGCAGTATTTCATTTTCATGGACAAACGGGAATTACTGAACTTGATCAGGCTTATGTCACATTAGAACCTCTGCTGGGTAAGTTTGCTGCAGTGACTTTTGGCCTTAGTCTGGTGGCCGCTGGGCTGTCTTCTACCGTTGTCGGAACTATGGCCGGACAGGTTGTTATGCAGGGTTTTATTCACTTCAGGATACCGCTTTGGCTGCGCCGCGCAGTGACGATGCTGCCATCGTTTGTTGTGATTATGAGCGGTATGGATGCGACCCGTATACTAATTGTTAGCCAGGTATTTCTCAGCTTTGGTATTGCTCTGGCGCTGATTCCATTATTGAGTTTTACCGGGAATCGAGAACTTATGGGTGATTTGGTTAATAGTACATTGATGCAAAATATTGGTCGGGCAATTGTCGGACTGGTCGTCAGCTTGAATATCTATTTGTTAATCAGTTTCTTCTTATAG